Within Gammaproteobacteria bacterium, the genomic segment GTGGCGACCCCCGGCGGCACTTCCGTCGTCATATTCATCTTGGGGGGCTCCTGGGCCCACGTCTGCGACGACACAAGGATCGCCATCGCGGCGAGAAGCACCTTCCTGAGCACTTGGGGCATCGTCTCTCTCCTGTTGAGCCGAGGGTCCGTGGACCTCGAATGGCGCAGTTTGGCATGGGCCGGCCTGAAGGAACCCACGCCGACAAGCGTGCAACGCGGAGGCCGGGCGGCGGCATCCAGCACGGCGCCACGGCACTAGACGGCACCTGCTCCAAGCCACGACCCCAGTACCGCCACGGCATCTCTCGTCGTGATAGGTTGGCAGGTGCGAAACAGCTCACCGATCCTACTCCGGTCGGGCGGGCGACGCGCTAGCGGGAGGCAACGGGATGATCACGCTCTACGGTGCGGCCGCTTCCCGCGCCAGCCGTTCGCTTCTGGCGCTGGAAGAGCTTGAGCTGCCCTACACCCAAGTGCCCCTCAATCCATGGTCCAATGCGGCCGACGCCGAGCGGGTGGTCCGCATCAACCCCAATGCGCGTGTCCCCGCGCTCGACGACGACGGCCTCATTCTCTGGGAGTCGATGGCGATCAACCTCTACCTGGCT encodes:
- a CDS encoding glutathione S-transferase family protein, with the protein product MITLYGAAASRASRSLLALEELELPYTQVPLNPWSNAADAERVVRINPNARVPALDDDGLILWESMAINLYLADRYGGAPFWPQHARERALVYQWSLWSQTEIDVVARHMARFSDDAEAKGRAEAERLTAL